In Lactuca sativa cultivar Salinas chromosome 5, Lsat_Salinas_v11, whole genome shotgun sequence, the DNA window aggtcgaacagtgaggccaaaacacgattttcagttacatcaagcatcaatacaatagaaaccaatcatggctctgataccactgatgagttttggtcataagacatcctatgtgctcatacaaaccctaatgcttggatctaggtttctctattgtacatactttgattccaagactATATACCCTAactctagcatatggaaatcagaattcacatgtaattaggtttaagaacataccttgattgttatatagcaataacaatccaattcctccttgaattgaccttggaaagcagagagtcacaagtgtcactcctctaatggctcacaaacaccataagcaagtggagaaggtataaagagagaggagggaggttagaattcgtatttggaaCCTCTTGGGAAGgaatacacgaattcatgaccttggggttgtttatataggtgtagagatagggtttcagtcattatccttatctagttgattatccattaagcaaccaataagataatccttgaatccttatcatactcgaattctaaggccttccaaccttaaattcgtccaccatacttctaagataatccttaccttattttgtaactatcatataattacaaatcagcccctctagtttaattaattacatttgatcacaaaactaattcttaattaattatcgaccaatattaattaaccgaatatgatttctcctttaatatattattcttataacatattaataaatcataataacctctctctctatttatttctccaatcaagttgctttggtgaaggcaacccaaaaggaccatgcaccatcgggtcaagtacataccaaaatagttatggacttagacactaatccaacacatatgtGTACAAAAGCTATAGTTGATTGGTgacatgtgtacaaaaaaaattcaatggtattttttgtaCAAGTCTAATATTTTGTTACtcttacaagtcattttccctagaATTTAACATAAAACCAGATACATTCggtctctatttataggggaccgAAGTTGCTGACTACGCTGAGTGTAAGTCctttgtatgttgggcgtactgcgAGGCGGCCATCTACGCAGGGCGTACAtgtgataaccctaatagcctcactatctaaggagggagtccatgggttgcttagggcctaagcagtcaaattagggtttctttgttagataaccctaatagcctcactatttaaggatccctatagcaccaaaaacgtggccaagagtttccttagggtttccacacgttttgggtgcctcctctcttcttcttcttcttcttcatcctcttgctcttggtgtttgtgagccattagaggagtgacacttgtaacTCTAAGCTTTCttaagccattacaaggaggatttgagattgttgttgctacataacaatcaaggcatgatctaaaccctaattcatatatattatcgattatcatatgctagatctagggtttaaagtcttgaatgattgcatgtacaatagagaaacctagatccaagcattagggtttgcatgagcacataggatgttcttatggctaaaacccatcagctcCTTCTAGAGGGAGGGACGAACAAGGAGTCATCACATCAATCATGTGTCAAATCATTTGTGAAACTTGTCATTAAAGATGTATAATAATGTAATAATGCAAGTAGTTGTGTCATAATATGAGTAGATGTGTAATATATATTAGTAGTAGAGTTTGTCTACTGATTGTGCATTTGTTTAGTAAGTAGTCAGGTTAATAATGCAAAAATACAATATGTAGTTTGCCGCATGGTGATTTGCAATGTCTTTATAAGTATCCTTGATCCGTAGAAATAAAACATCCCAAGTTTATGAGCTAATAAGACTTTTTCTGTAATATGTATGTTGAAGTTTTTATCTTACAAAAAGGTCATTGCTTAATGTTTGGGCATGATGTTTGTGCATGATTTTTTTGGCGCGTCAGATTGTGAATCATAAGAGCGTGGGATGATCGCTAGTGGTTTTCAGCCTGGTCCAATGTATCTACCCTTAATGCATGTGTTCCACATAACTAGACATATGCCCTCCTCTTCATTTTTCCGACTTTCCCAATAGGCTCTCTAAAACACCCGACACAATCCCGTAAACTACATTGTATAATGTGGTTTTAAGATTTTCCAAACCATAAATCTCACCGCGAAGGTTCTTAATCGCGTTATGCAGTGCGGTGCAATGTGGTtttttgttccttatgacataaAACATTTTTAACTTTAGAACCCAAACTTATTTAGATAAATAATTTACGCAACGCTATACAATGATGAAAATGTCTTCATTAAATTTAGATTTTCGTCTATCAACCTAATACTTCTAACTTCCATGCTTATTACGACCGATATaacaattaaaaatttaaaaataaaaaacatgaaagttgtagatacTTGTCTCTTTTTTTCCAGAACATTTTGAATATCCATAATCGGAGCTACAAGGAGTCAAGGACTAATATATGATCAAAATACTCAGAGATAATCAATCTGTCCAACGATATTTATTTGCCTTTATTTGTCCGTTTTGTTTTGGAATTAATTCTCCGCTTAGCATGTAATGGCTAGGGAATAATGAATGTATATTGTCTTTAGTATTCGTTGTGCTATGATTTAAAGTTTAAACCACAATTTATTAGTTAAAAAGCACAAACAACACTATATAATACGGTTTAACAAAATTACAAGCCGAAACGACCACTTGGATTGTGGTGACTTAGTAAGACATATATAAGATGTTATGGGTAATCCATTGACTCATGTTTAAATCCGACATTATTCAGTCCTGTAACCATAAATGTTCGTCTGCAATGACTCTAAGACACGAGGCATAGCCTTatgtagggatgtcaacgggggcaaacgggacgaGGAGTGCATCCCCCGCCACCGCCCCCGAATCCCCTTTATTACCCCCGCCCCCAAATCCCCTTTATTACCCCCGCCCACGATTGATTTTCGGTTGTCtttttttgggctaaaagaagttgttatttatgctaaaagaaactatttttaaggtaataaataattatttatagcaaaattttacatgttaaaaataaaaaagttatgacatcttaaaaatattatactaacaacttaaaaatatgtttttttttgatgaattttgaaagctcaaaatcatgttatttattatatttatataattgacatatgtaaatatatatgtataatttattaacggggtccccatGAGGGTTTGTGATGAGACTGCCTACCCCGCCTCCATTCCCGAAATTAAAACGAGGATTAACCTTGCCTCCGGTCccgattttaattttttttcctcCAAACTAGACGAGCCCCATGGGAACAGTATCCTACAgaactttttgacatccctaattCCTTATGTTTACCATGAGATTAGTTGGTGCACATAACCAGTCCAAAAATCTTTTCCTTCAAAAAAATTTCTAAACCGTGTTTCGTGACCCTTAAAAAAATAACGGAAGGAGAAAAGCTTCAACTTTGTATTATAATATTATTGGTAATATTGGGTCAAGTGGACTGCGAGGCCAGCAAAACAACCCTCGTGTCTCTTCTCGCTGCCCCATGTGATATTTTTTTTGATTATTTGCTTGCATCACCAGCTCctcattttcttttcttcttcttcttcttcttcttgtttacGATATAAAATTTTCAATACAAGTATACAACCAACGCAAGAAAAGAAACACTCCAAATTCCACCACTTCTGCAACTAGCAGAAACATACGGACAAACACAGACGAGGAGGCACGAATTCCAACACAAAAAGGTAATAATTGTCTTCAGATTCCAACCTCCTTTCTCTATCTTTCTCTTAATTTTAACCAGATCATACGCAGATTTGGTAATCAAACGTAATTCGAATCTCATTCCTGTTTTGCATTTAATATGCCAGATTATAATTCGGTATCGTTTCCTGatctgtttttgtgttttttgcaTCATAACTTGGTTCGCTATGCTCTGTGTTTTAGCCCTTAAGCTTGCGATCACTGTAAATTAGGTCTTTTCTCATCATATAAAAATTGGACAGAAAAACATCACATTTCGCATGTTGATCTTGTTTGATTTGGCGCAGTTATCTTGTTCTGATAATTTCGTTCAATTTCGTTTCATcatggaatgaggatttctacttcAATTCGGTTAAAAACCGATGTTAATTTGGGTATATATGAAGGATTGGTAATTCATTTGTTTTATATCAATTCGTGAATGGTTACGTTTTTTAGATTAGAGTTTATTTTGACCTAAttaatcagaaaatcaaaatctTAATCTATTCCAATTGCCAAACAAGCtttaacatgcaataatcattttAGACGCACATCCAAGCACCTCTCATTTGCTCtaacacttcttcttcttctatcaaACACCACCCATGGTTGAAAACAAAATCTCTGTGATGAATATGACAAATTCAGTAGTTTCTTCCATATTCTTCTCAAAAACTGGGTTCCTCATTTGTTTTGCAGGGTTTGTGTCTTCTTCTACATCATCAAAGAGGGCTGTAGAGCCCCCTTGGGAACCAAAGCTTTGGATCAACAATGGAATACCAGGCAAACTACTCCATCTGGGATGGGCTATACTACCACCCACATCTATTTGGTGGCATAATGTTAACAGCTGCATTGCTTGGTCTTTCCACAAGTTATCTAAGTGGTATAGCTTGTTTCCCTACTATTCCATACATGTTACCTTATTTAGGAAATCTCCAGAAGCAAAAATCCGGAAAGAAACGTATCCGTGTTTACATGGATGGGTGTTTTGATCTTATGCATTATGGTCATGCAAATGCTTTAAGACAAGCCAAAGCTTTAGGAGATGAATTGGTGGTTGGAGTTGTAAGTGATGAAGaaatcatcaaaaacaaaggTCCTCCTGTTTTATCCATGGAAGAGAGGTATGCTTAATGCTTTATATCTTTTGCTCTCTCATCAACACATACAAATCTTATGTTTCACATGATATGGTGTTTAATCTCTTAAAGGTTGGCACTTGTTAGCGGATTGAAGTGGGTTGATGAGGTTATTGCTAATGCACCTTATGCTATTACTGAAGACTTTATGAATAGTCTTTTTAAGGAGCATAAGATTGATTATATCATACATGGAGATGATCCTTGTTTGCTTCCTGATGGAAGTGATGCATATGCTTTAGCAAAGAAAGTTGGGCGTTACAAACAGATCAAAAGAACAGAAGGTGTTTCAAGCACAGACATTGTAGGTACTACCTTCTAACTGAAAACAGCTAAATACAAGAAAATCAAGAAATGGTAATCTACTTTCatagaaagtacattgctatttcttgctttAAGTGGCATGATCTTCATTCTTTTTGGATTCATTTTGTGCTTTTTAACATCTTTACTTACAAAATGCAGGAAGGATTCTTGCATCCATGGAAGATAAAGAAGTTAATGGAGAAAGTAATGAAATGAGTAGAAGAAGCATAGAGAGTCATTCCAAATCCAAACATGCATCTAACTTTTTGCCTACATCAAGAAGAATTGTGCAATTTTCAAATGGCAAAGTATGTTTCTTAAATCAACTTTCTGCTTATTGTTTATTACAGgtcaaaagacgtaaatgcccttctcATCTTTAAAATGTTGTTATTATCTATTCAGGGGCCTGGACCGAATGCTCGTGTTGTGTACATTGATGGAGCATTTGATCTTTTTCATGCTGGCCATGTTGAGGTATGAATGATTTTTTGTGTCTttgataataaattaataattaataattaataattttataatGAATTCTCAGATTCTGAAGAGTGCAAGACAGCTTGGAGATTTTCTACTAGTAGGAATATATACAGATGAAACTGTTAGGTAATATTCAAAACCATTACTGTTTGGATAAATTGATGGTTTGAGTGTGAGtaaatgacgattttacccttcTGAATGTGATATCTGATTTGATGCAGCCAACAACGAGGGGCTCATTTCCCATTAATGCATCTGCATGAACGCAGTCTCAGTGTTTTGGCTTGTCGATATGTTGATGAAGTCATCATTGGTGCTCCTTGGGAAATCACAAAAGACATGGTATTACATTTAgttcccttttttttttttggatataaaataaatatattaaaactatatatttaatcaaatcaacaaaagtttacatttttttttttaaatgcatgGCCAGATTGCAACTTTTAACATCTCTACGGTTGTGCATGGAACTGTTTCCGAAAGCCAATCTACTCTCAATGtaagatgacgatgatgatgaagatgaactccttttaacaaacaaacacaaaaagaCTAATCTACCCTTGTGTTGATTATTACCACAGGGGATGGTGGACCCTTACTCGGTTCCCAAAAGCATGGGCATTTTCAGGATTCTGGAAAGCCCAAAAAACATCACAACCACTTCGGTAGCTCAAAGAATAAAAGCCAATCATGAGATATACGaggtattttttatgttttatgtttatatatatttaaaatggtTGATTGGAAGTGTTGGACTGAAATAGCCTTTGACTTTTCAGAAACGAAATGAAAAGAAGGAAGCTAGTGAGAAGAAATTTTATGAAGAGAGGAAGTATATTTCTGGGGACTAATTGATTATATATTcgattgaagatgaagataaagatgaTAATATATGATGCTAAGATTGTAACACAACTCCTTGAGAGATTTTAGAAATTAAGATGATGCTAACCCCTCGGATGTTTCATGTGTCATGTATCATGTGTCATGTGTCATGTATCATGTATCATCCTGATGTTTGCCAACTATGAGCACATATCTAATGAAGtttcttgtttttggtttttgtaAAGTGATGATGATCATGCTACTACTTAGTACTTAGGCTTaggattaaaatcattaaaatatCCATGTCCAATATAAACTTGTATGATTTTATGATTAGCAACATATGTTTTCAAGTGAAGCACATCCAAGAATGAAAACCCAAAGACTAAATCACTAAATGGAGTCTTAAAATGATAATATATACAAAATCTTAGCTGAAGGTAATGATGTTCATCCATATCATCAAGATCGTGAATGGAAAACTTGTCGTAGTTAACCAAGTAAGATTAGAAAATTCAGTTTTACCATTTACATGTTGTCTTCTAGGGTATTTAAATCCTCCTTATAAAAAATGTTTATCCCTAGTTTAAGGATTTTCTTATAAGAATAACATAAATCAAGTGATGATAAAACGATCGGACAAATATGTAAATAATATATAAGCAGTCGCCGATGATGACTCCAAAGCTTTGGTAAAATAAATTTGTTGCCTATAtgattaaaaacatttttttttggaaTGGTATTAAAAAcatctttttataaaacattaataaaattTCAAGCTAAATTACAAATTAAACCCAATTGATTATAGTGTTTTTAAATACAGCCACAGGTCAGTATGTTTTATATAAAAGGTTAAGCAATTTACTCGAATAATTAAGtaaatagttttattttataaaatttgtatCTAAACCGTCTTTTTAGATTAGATAGAACTAATTTTATTGAATTAATTTGCTTATTAGTTTTAAATATATGGTTTATCTTCTCTTccactataataaatgaaggttttttttgccacatgtcatcttctcattcatttggacacatgacattttctagatttttttaaaatttctattttctatttgtcattttattgtattttttattttattaaattaaaattccacatttaatatgtaaggtaatatatatgtaaagtatttattggaaagagtttatatatgtaatgtattcaatacattaaagtcttattaattttaataattcaaatttttctcatttttcttataaattcaaacttttcaaattattaaaattttatgttttttttaattaaacccatgtaatacatgagtccaCACCTAGTTTATTATAAATTTAAGTAAGCATAGTTACATATCATTATAGATTTATAGCCTTTTTTACTAACGCATTGATCTACACAAATAAGAAATAAGAGTAATTagttaaatgattttttttgttatacAGTATAATCAATTATTTATATCAATCTATGATTTTTTTAGGAATCTtattaaaataattttataatatcAATTATCGTTTAgatatgaatttgatttttttaagtATTTAAAGACTCTAAATATTATATAGTGGGTTAAAAGAAGAAAATAGAATAAATGA includes these proteins:
- the LOC111919899 gene encoding ethanolamine-phosphate cytidylyltransferase; this encodes MEYQANYSIWDGLYYHPHLFGGIMLTAALLGLSTSYLSGIACFPTIPYMLPYLGNLQKQKSGKKRIRVYMDGCFDLMHYGHANALRQAKALGDELVVGVVSDEEIIKNKGPPVLSMEERLALVSGLKWVDEVIANAPYAITEDFMNSLFKEHKIDYIIHGDDPCLLPDGSDAYALAKKVGRYKQIKRTEGVSSTDIVGRILASMEDKEVNGESNEMSRRSIESHSKSKHASNFLPTSRRIVQFSNGKGPGPNARVVYIDGAFDLFHAGHVEILKSARQLGDFLLVGIYTDETVSQQRGAHFPLMHLHERSLSVLACRYVDEVIIGAPWEITKDMIATFNISTVVHGTVSESQSTLNGMVDPYSVPKSMGIFRILESPKNITTTSVAQRIKANHEIYEKRNEKKEASEKKFYEERKYISGD